One part of the Phragmites australis chromosome 3, lpPhrAust1.1, whole genome shotgun sequence genome encodes these proteins:
- the LOC133913222 gene encoding growth-regulating factor 6-like isoform X1, which produces MDLGGVVMDAGGSSELGLLGGGSRLLKHGRGNAAGVNEEHGWSRAKQARVDASEAAKAAAAPYLLGSCSPGHGGEQMLSFSSAASSCASTGAAAAAVASDGVMPLYYGTPASCSGLSSVCLSSSMPGAMARLRGPFTPSQWIELEHQALIYKYLAANSPIPHSLLVPIRRSLASSPYSPAYFGTSTLGWGSFQLGYSSSADLEPGRCRRTDGKKWRCSRDAVADQKYCERHMNRGRHRSRKHVEGQPGHAAKAMSAAVAAAAASAATQPSALAASGAGATAAGLIVNQHQQPVKSYAAGASDPCSLQYNRELVNKHKTENIQDSDNLSMLTSTNTRNTTGSLFPFSKQNNPFEVTSSRPDFGLVSSDSLMSSPHSSLENVNLLTSQSLNEHQSSASLQHFVDWPRTPAQGGLAWPDTEDMQAQRTQLSVSAPMASSELSSASTSPIHEKLMLSPLKLSREYSPIGLSIAANRDEVSQVEANWTSMFRDSSMGGPLGEVLTKNGNTESRNCLSPLNLLTDCWDSNPGMGSSPVGVLQKTTFGSVSSSTGSSPRMENHSGYDGISNVRDDLGSIVVSHPNIHLL; this is translated from the exons ATGGACCTGGGCGGGGTGGTGATGGACGCGGGCGGCTCGTCGGAGTTGGGCCTGCTTGGTGGCGGATCTAGGCTGCTCAAGCACGGGCGGGGCAATGCGGCGGGGGTGAACGAGGAGCACGGGTGGAGCAGGGCGAAGCAGGCTAGGGTGGACGCCTCGGAGGCGgccaaggcggcggcggcgccgtacTTGCTCGGCTCCTGCAGCCCCGGGCACGGCGGGGAGCAGATGCTCAGCTTCTCGTCGGCCGCGTCCTCGTGCGCCTCCAccggcgccgccgctgctgcggtggcttctGATGGGGTGATGCCGCTGTACTACGGCACCCCTGCTTCTTGCTCAG GATTGAGCTCCGTGTGCTTGAGCAGCAGCATGCCGGGGGCAATGGCCAGGTTGAGGGGCCCCTTCACACCGTCTCAGTGGATAGAGCTGGAGCACCAGGCCCTGATCTACAAGTACCTGGCTGCCAATAGCCCCATACCTCACAGTCTCCTCGTCCCAATCAGGAGGAGCCTCGCATCATCGCCCTACTCACCTGCCTACTTCGGCACAAGCACAT TGGGGTGGGGATCTTTCCAGCTGGGCTACTCCAGTAGCGCGGATCTGGAGCCCGGGCGGTGCCGCCGGACCGACGGCAAGAAATGGCGGTGCTCGAGGGACGCGGTCGCCGACCAGAAGTACTGCGAGCGACACATGAACCGGGGACGCCATCGTTCAAGAAAGCATGTGGAAGGCCAGCCTGGCCATGCCGCGAAAGCGATGtccgcggcggtggcggccgccgccgcctctgctgCTACCCAGCCTAGTGCTCTGGCCGCCTCTGGCGCCGGAGCTACTGCTGCTGGCCTCATTGTCAATCAGCACCAGCAGCCAGTGAAGAGCTACGCCGCGGGTGCGAGTGATCCTTGCTCTCTGCAATATAACAG GGAACTAGTGAACAAACATAAGACCGAAAACATTCAGGACTCTGACAATCTCTCGATGCTGACTTCCACGAATACAAGAAACACAACCGGCAGCCTCTTTCCATTCTCAAAACAAAATAATCCTTTTGAAGTGACCAGCTCAAGACCAGATTTTGGCCTTGTTTCATCGGATTCGCTGATGAGCTCTCCTCATAGCTCCTTGGAGAATGTCAATCTGCTCACCTCACAGAGTCTGAATGAACACCAGAGTTCAGCTTCCCTGCAACACTTCGTGGACTGGCCCAGGACTCCTGCACAGGGAGGTCTTGCATGGCCTGACACTGAAGACATGCAAGCTCAGAGAACACAGCTCTCAGTATCTGCTCCAATGGCATCCTCTGAGTTATCATCGGCCTCCACATCTCCCATCCACGAGAAGCTAATGCTATCACCTCTTAAGCTGAGCCGCGAGTATAGTCCTATTGGTCTCAGCATTGCAGCAAACAGAGATGAAGTTAGCCAGGTAGAAGCAAACTGGACATCAATGTTCCGTGATTCTTCTATGGGTGGGCCATTAGGGGAGGTTTTGACCAAGAATGGCAACACGGAATCAAGAAATTGCCTGTCGCCTCTGAACCTTCTAACCGATTGCTGGGATTCAAACCCAGGGATGGGGTCATCCCCTGTAGGAGTTCTGCAGAAGACCACCTTTGGATCAGTTTCCAGTAGCACCGGGAGCAGCCCTAGGATGGAGAATCACAGTGGTTATGATGGCATCAGCAACGTGCGGGATGATCTCGGCTCAATTGTTGTAAGTCACCCGAACATCCACCTACTGTGA
- the LOC133913222 gene encoding growth-regulating factor 6-like isoform X2: protein MNLCCFSGLSSVCLSSSMPGAMARLRGPFTPSQWIELEHQALIYKYLAANSPIPHSLLVPIRRSLASSPYSPAYFGTSTLGWGSFQLGYSSSADLEPGRCRRTDGKKWRCSRDAVADQKYCERHMNRGRHRSRKHVEGQPGHAAKAMSAAVAAAAASAATQPSALAASGAGATAAGLIVNQHQQPVKSYAAGASDPCSLQYNRELVNKHKTENIQDSDNLSMLTSTNTRNTTGSLFPFSKQNNPFEVTSSRPDFGLVSSDSLMSSPHSSLENVNLLTSQSLNEHQSSASLQHFVDWPRTPAQGGLAWPDTEDMQAQRTQLSVSAPMASSELSSASTSPIHEKLMLSPLKLSREYSPIGLSIAANRDEVSQVEANWTSMFRDSSMGGPLGEVLTKNGNTESRNCLSPLNLLTDCWDSNPGMGSSPVGVLQKTTFGSVSSSTGSSPRMENHSGYDGISNVRDDLGSIVVSHPNIHLL, encoded by the exons ATGAATCTGTGCTGCTTCTCAG GATTGAGCTCCGTGTGCTTGAGCAGCAGCATGCCGGGGGCAATGGCCAGGTTGAGGGGCCCCTTCACACCGTCTCAGTGGATAGAGCTGGAGCACCAGGCCCTGATCTACAAGTACCTGGCTGCCAATAGCCCCATACCTCACAGTCTCCTCGTCCCAATCAGGAGGAGCCTCGCATCATCGCCCTACTCACCTGCCTACTTCGGCACAAGCACAT TGGGGTGGGGATCTTTCCAGCTGGGCTACTCCAGTAGCGCGGATCTGGAGCCCGGGCGGTGCCGCCGGACCGACGGCAAGAAATGGCGGTGCTCGAGGGACGCGGTCGCCGACCAGAAGTACTGCGAGCGACACATGAACCGGGGACGCCATCGTTCAAGAAAGCATGTGGAAGGCCAGCCTGGCCATGCCGCGAAAGCGATGtccgcggcggtggcggccgccgccgcctctgctgCTACCCAGCCTAGTGCTCTGGCCGCCTCTGGCGCCGGAGCTACTGCTGCTGGCCTCATTGTCAATCAGCACCAGCAGCCAGTGAAGAGCTACGCCGCGGGTGCGAGTGATCCTTGCTCTCTGCAATATAACAG GGAACTAGTGAACAAACATAAGACCGAAAACATTCAGGACTCTGACAATCTCTCGATGCTGACTTCCACGAATACAAGAAACACAACCGGCAGCCTCTTTCCATTCTCAAAACAAAATAATCCTTTTGAAGTGACCAGCTCAAGACCAGATTTTGGCCTTGTTTCATCGGATTCGCTGATGAGCTCTCCTCATAGCTCCTTGGAGAATGTCAATCTGCTCACCTCACAGAGTCTGAATGAACACCAGAGTTCAGCTTCCCTGCAACACTTCGTGGACTGGCCCAGGACTCCTGCACAGGGAGGTCTTGCATGGCCTGACACTGAAGACATGCAAGCTCAGAGAACACAGCTCTCAGTATCTGCTCCAATGGCATCCTCTGAGTTATCATCGGCCTCCACATCTCCCATCCACGAGAAGCTAATGCTATCACCTCTTAAGCTGAGCCGCGAGTATAGTCCTATTGGTCTCAGCATTGCAGCAAACAGAGATGAAGTTAGCCAGGTAGAAGCAAACTGGACATCAATGTTCCGTGATTCTTCTATGGGTGGGCCATTAGGGGAGGTTTTGACCAAGAATGGCAACACGGAATCAAGAAATTGCCTGTCGCCTCTGAACCTTCTAACCGATTGCTGGGATTCAAACCCAGGGATGGGGTCATCCCCTGTAGGAGTTCTGCAGAAGACCACCTTTGGATCAGTTTCCAGTAGCACCGGGAGCAGCCCTAGGATGGAGAATCACAGTGGTTATGATGGCATCAGCAACGTGCGGGATGATCTCGGCTCAATTGTTGTAAGTCACCCGAACATCCACCTACTGTGA
- the LOC133913223 gene encoding uncharacterized protein LOC133913223 isoform X1, which produces MPSVAAFSSPFWALFRGPLPRARRLLLVAATRAHSGAAGASRARGTLPRFHTPTLPSSKVSMLVAPATAAHRPPHRHSVERRVLVSSGRVGEVVRIQGDEFWHMTRVLRLGINDRVELFDGAGGLVEGSIQKIDKSGSDVELLEDAMLIAPQGIQWHVFAAFGTLKGGRSDWLIEKCTELGACTVTPLLTERCHTIAENRVDRLQRLVLAAVKQCQRIHEMSLKPPIQIGNLIPVVSQSKLAFLASAEAPPLLSVLPKSSSEQSGLLIIGPEGDFTEEEVGALKSAGAAPVGLGPCRLRVETATISLLSALMLWSDAKHQETQECR; this is translated from the exons ATGCCGTCCGTGGCCGCCTTCTCCTCCCCTTTCTGGGCGCTGTTCCGCGGGCCCCTGCCGCGGGcccggcgcctcctcctcgtcgccgcgACGCGCGCGCACAGCGGCGCCGCAGGCGCGAGCCGCGCTCGCGGTACCCTGCCGCGGTTCCACACCCCGACTCTCCCCTCCTCGAAAGTAAGCATGCTTGTTGCCCCTGCGACAGCCGCGCATCGCCCGCCGCATAGGCATTCTGTCGAACGCCGTGTGCTCGTTTCTTCTGGGCGCGTA GGTGAGGTGGTTCGCATCCAAGGAGACGAGTTCTGGCACATGACGCGGGTTTTGCGCCTTGGCATCAATGACAG GGTTGAACTATTTGATGGGGCGGGCGGTTTAGTTGAAGGATCTATACAGAAAATTGACAAGAGTGGCTCAGATGTTGAGTTATTAGAGGATGCTATGCTCATTGCTCCTCAAGGCATCCAATGGCATGTCTTTGCTGCATTTG GGACACTGAAAGGTGGACGTTCGGATTGGCTTATAGAGAAATGTACT GAACTTGGAGCTTGTACTGTTACGCCTCTTCTGACCGAACGATGTCACACGATAGCGGAAAATAGGGTGGACAGGTTGCAACGTCTTGTGTTGGCTGCAGTTAAACAAT GTCAGAGAATACATGAAATGTCGCTGAAGCCCCCAATTCAGATAGGCAACCTTATTCCTGTT GTGTCACAGTCAAAGCTTGCTTTCTTAGCATCAGCAGAAGCGCCTCCTCTTTTAAGCGTTCTGCCAAAATCTAGCAGTGAACAAAGCGGACTTTTGATTATTGGACCTGAAGGAG ATTTCACAGAAGAGGAGGTAGGTGCATTGAAATCAGCAGGTGCAGCCCCTGTCGGTCTTGGTCCATGCAGGCTACGAGTTGAGACGGCCACAATTTCGCTCCTATCTGCTCTCATGCTATGGTCAGATGCTAAACACCAGGAAACACAGGAATGCAGGTAG
- the LOC133913223 gene encoding uncharacterized protein LOC133913223 isoform X2 produces the protein MPSVAAFSSPFWALFRGPLPRARRLLLVAATRAHSGAAGASRARGTLPRFHTPTLPSSKGEVVRIQGDEFWHMTRVLRLGINDRVELFDGAGGLVEGSIQKIDKSGSDVELLEDAMLIAPQGIQWHVFAAFGTLKGGRSDWLIEKCTELGACTVTPLLTERCHTIAENRVDRLQRLVLAAVKQCQRIHEMSLKPPIQIGNLIPVVSQSKLAFLASAEAPPLLSVLPKSSSEQSGLLIIGPEGDFTEEEVGALKSAGAAPVGLGPCRLRVETATISLLSALMLWSDAKHQETQECR, from the exons ATGCCGTCCGTGGCCGCCTTCTCCTCCCCTTTCTGGGCGCTGTTCCGCGGGCCCCTGCCGCGGGcccggcgcctcctcctcgtcgccgcgACGCGCGCGCACAGCGGCGCCGCAGGCGCGAGCCGCGCTCGCGGTACCCTGCCGCGGTTCCACACCCCGACTCTCCCCTCCTCGAAA GGTGAGGTGGTTCGCATCCAAGGAGACGAGTTCTGGCACATGACGCGGGTTTTGCGCCTTGGCATCAATGACAG GGTTGAACTATTTGATGGGGCGGGCGGTTTAGTTGAAGGATCTATACAGAAAATTGACAAGAGTGGCTCAGATGTTGAGTTATTAGAGGATGCTATGCTCATTGCTCCTCAAGGCATCCAATGGCATGTCTTTGCTGCATTTG GGACACTGAAAGGTGGACGTTCGGATTGGCTTATAGAGAAATGTACT GAACTTGGAGCTTGTACTGTTACGCCTCTTCTGACCGAACGATGTCACACGATAGCGGAAAATAGGGTGGACAGGTTGCAACGTCTTGTGTTGGCTGCAGTTAAACAAT GTCAGAGAATACATGAAATGTCGCTGAAGCCCCCAATTCAGATAGGCAACCTTATTCCTGTT GTGTCACAGTCAAAGCTTGCTTTCTTAGCATCAGCAGAAGCGCCTCCTCTTTTAAGCGTTCTGCCAAAATCTAGCAGTGAACAAAGCGGACTTTTGATTATTGGACCTGAAGGAG ATTTCACAGAAGAGGAGGTAGGTGCATTGAAATCAGCAGGTGCAGCCCCTGTCGGTCTTGGTCCATGCAGGCTACGAGTTGAGACGGCCACAATTTCGCTCCTATCTGCTCTCATGCTATGGTCAGATGCTAAACACCAGGAAACACAGGAATGCAGGTAG
- the LOC133913225 gene encoding ACT domain-containing protein ACR3-like — translation MKYVSGPYFEPDFDPLLDRFGTPGVVVDNETREDCTLVKVDSVNRDGVLLEMVQLLTDLDLVISKSYISSDGGWLMDVFHVTDQIGRKLTDPSLPEFIQRALVPFHRPGNGPSPKFTTCLGNVVGPGGPDVSDCAALEFTVHYRPGLLSSIISALVDNGCHVASGQAWTHNDRAAGVLYVTATADGATLHPSRWARIERLVNSVVNVTGERHWVCMSEPVQGRVHTERRLHQLMHDDRDYESGPAPTPVDEDLFSMGEKAATARTARRTETRVSIDSWDERGYAVVKMTSRDRPRLLFDTVCALTDMQYVVFHATVGSQGPLAIQEYYIRHKDGRTVDSNVERQKVSRCLVAAVERRTSHGVRVEVRAADRSGLLSDFTRVLREHGLSLLRIELKNKDEAIGIFYLVTDTGGEVRAEAVRAVQGRVQEMDISLDVVKEAPGWPPVRKTSVPAPPVAGQAQERPRPSLGSLLWSHLGKLSTNFSYIGS, via the exons ATGAAGTACGTCTCCGGGCCGTACTTCGAACCGGACTTCGATCCGCTCCTCGACCGCTTCGGCACCCCCGG GGTTGTCGTCGACAATGAGACGCGCGAGGACTGCACGCTCGTGAAG GTTGATAGCGTGAACCGCGATGGCGTGCTGCTGGAGATGGTGCAGCTGCTCACCGATCTCGACCTCGTCATCTCCAAGTCCTACATCTCCTCCGACGGCGGCTGGCTCATGGATG TGTTCCATGTGACGGACCAGATTGGGCGCAAGCTGACCGACCCGTCGCTCCCGGAGTTCATCCAGCGAGCCCTCGTGCCGTTCCACCGGCCCGGCAATGGCCCGTCGCCCAAGTTCACCACGTGCCTCGGCAACGTGGTCGGGCCGGGCGGGCCGGACGTGTCGGACTGCGCCGCCCTCGAGTTCACGGTGCACTACCGGCCGGGGCTCCTGTCGTCCATCATCTCGGCGCTGGTCGACAACGGCTGCCACGTCGCGTCCGGTCAGGCGTGGACGCACAACGACCGCGCCGCGGGCGTGCTCTACGTGACGGCCACCGCGGACGGCGCGACACTGCACCCGAGCCGCTGGGCGCGCATTGAGCGGCTGGTGAACTCCGTGGTGAACGTGACCGGGGAGCGGCACTGGGTGTGCATGTCGGAGCCCGTGCAGGGCCGCGTCCACACGGAGCGCCGGCTGCACCAGCTAATGCACGATGATCGGGACTACGAGTCCGGCCCGGCCCCGACGCCCGTCGACGAGGATCTTTTCAGCATGGGCGAAAAGGCAGCCACCGCGCGGACGGCCCGGCGCACGGAGACGCGGGTGTCCATCGACAGCTGGGATGAGAGGGGTTACGCCGTCGTCAAGATGACGAGCAGGGATCGCCCCAGGCTGCTGTTCGACACGGTGTGCGCGCTCACCGACATGCAGTACGTCGTCTTCCATGCCACCGTTGGATCCCAGGGGCCCCTTGCCATTCAG GAATATTACATCAGGCACAAGGACGGGCGCACGGTCGACAGCAACGTCGAACGGCAGAAGGTCTCCCGGTGCCTCGTCGCCGCAGTGGAGCGGAGGACCTCTCAT GGCGTGAGGGTGGAGGTGCGCGCCGCTGACCGGTCGGGGTTGCTGTCGGACTTCACCAGGGTACTGCGGGAGCACGGCCTGTCGTTGCTGAGGATTGAGCTCAAGAACAAGGACGAGGCCATTGGGATCTTTTACCTTGTCACGGACACTGGCGGCGAGGTGCGAGCTGAGGCAGTGCGCGCCGTGCAAGGCAGGGTACAGGAGATGGACATCTCGCTCGACGTGGTCAAGGAGGCCCCTGGCTGGCCGCCGGTGAGGAAGACCAGCGTGCCGGCTCCGCCCGTCGCCGGGCAGGCCCAGGAAAGGCCGAGACCTTCCCTGGGGAGCCTTCTGTGGTCACACCTAGGAAAGCTCTCAACAAACTTTAGCTACATCGGGTCTTAA